Genomic window (Candidatus Gastranaerophilales bacterium):
GCACTGTTTTAGCTAACGAACAAGTTATTGACGGTAAATGCTGGCGTTGTGACAGTGTTGTCGAAAAAAAATACTTATCTCAATGGTTCTTAAAAATTACTGATTATGCTGATGAATTATTGCAAGATATCGACAAACTCGACGGATGGCCGGACAGCGTTAAAACAATGCAAAAAAACTGGATTGGCAAATCAAAAGGTGCCATCTTAAAATTTAAAGTCAAAGAAATTGAAGGAATGGAAGTTCCTGTATATACAACAAGACCCGATACAGCATGCGGAATCACATATTTGGTTGTAGCCCCTGAATATAAAGATATTGAAAAACTAACTACACCAGAAAACAAACAAGCAGTTGAGGAATACAGAGCTAACGCACGCAAGATGACAGAAATTGAAAGACTCTCAACAGACCGCATCAAAACAGGAGTTCCTTTAGGAACTCACTTGATTAATCCTTTTACAGGTGAAGAATTCCCGATTTGGACAGCGGACTATGCTTTAGTAGAGTATGGAACAGGTGCAGTTATGGCAGTTCCAACTCATGATGAACGTGACTATGACTTTGCTAAAAAATACAAATTGCCAATGAAAATCGTCATCCAAAATAAAGAAAAAACATTAACCCTAGACGACATGCCCTATGTTGACCCCGGGGTTATGGTAAATTCAGGTGAATGTGACGGACTATCAAACGAAGACGGAAAACTCGCAATGATTGAAAGAGCTGTAAAAGGTGGGTTTGGTGAAGCAACTACCCAATACAGATTGAGGGATTGGCTTATTTCCAGACAAAGATATTGGGGTACACCTATTCCAATGTTGTATTGCGAAAAATGCGGTACAGTGCCTGTTGACGAAAAAGACCTACCTGTTTTACTTCCTGAAGACGTTGATTTTTCAGTAGTAGGAAAATCTCCAATAACGACATCTCCTACATTCAAAGAAACGACCTGCCCGATTTGTGGCGGCAAAGCTACAAGAGAAACCGACACAATGGACACATTTATGTGCTCAAATTGGTATTACCACAGATATGTAGACGCAAGAAATCAAGAAAAACCATTTGATAGAGATTTAATCAACTACTGGTCACCTGTTGACCAATACGTTGGAGGAATTGAACATGCAATATTACACTTGTTATATGCTAGATTTTTCACAAAAGTATTGAGAGATTTGAAAGTTTTAGATTTTGATGAACCTTTTAAAAACCTTTTGACTCAAGGAATGGTACTAAAAGACGGC
Coding sequences:
- the leuS gene encoding leucine--tRNA ligase — translated: MIEERYFPQEIEPKWQKHWDATNANKVENDQSKEKYYILSMLPYPSGKLHMGHVRNYTISDVVARYKRMHGFNVLHPMGWDSFGLPAENAAIQHGINPRTWTLDNISYMKKQLKSLGLMVDWDREVTTCLPEYYKWTQWFFIQMYKKGLAYKKEAAVNWCDKCGTVLANEQVIDGKCWRCDSVVEKKYLSQWFLKITDYADELLQDIDKLDGWPDSVKTMQKNWIGKSKGAILKFKVKEIEGMEVPVYTTRPDTACGITYLVVAPEYKDIEKLTTPENKQAVEEYRANARKMTEIERLSTDRIKTGVPLGTHLINPFTGEEFPIWTADYALVEYGTGAVMAVPTHDERDYDFAKKYKLPMKIVIQNKEKTLTLDDMPYVDPGVMVNSGECDGLSNEDGKLAMIERAVKGGFGEATTQYRLRDWLISRQRYWGTPIPMLYCEKCGTVPVDEKDLPVLLPEDVDFSVVGKSPITTSPTFKETTCPICGGKATRETDTMDTFMCSNWYYHRYVDARNQEKPFDRDLINYWSPVDQYVGGIEHAILHLLYARFFTKVLRDLKVLDFDEPFKNLLTQGMVLKDGSKMSKSKGNTVDPDEIFKNYGADTARLFILSDSPPARDFDWSDAGVEGCYKFLNRFWRLYSTNQNNITMDYKIPEISVLTKDNNALVRETHMAIKKVTHDISNEFQFNTVISKLREFTNVIYDYLAKKQDFTDEDKQILSFATITLLKLASPVIPHIAEELYKDFGGTCSIFDSAWPNFEENLAKTSSITLVVQVNGKVKDKIEADSEASKEDLQNIALNSEKIKTQIDGKQVVKVIVVPGKLVNIVVK